Proteins encoded by one window of Papio anubis isolate 15944 chromosome 7, Panubis1.0, whole genome shotgun sequence:
- the LOC116275917 gene encoding LOW QUALITY PROTEIN: disintegrin and metalloproteinase domain-containing protein 21-like (The sequence of the model RefSeq protein was modified relative to this genomic sequence to represent the inferred CDS: inserted 3 bases in 3 codons), with protein MRPAEVPVTLRAPVLLLGLWALLAPVWCSQGRPLWHYASSEVVIPRKETHHGKGVQFPGWLSYSLRFGGQRHVVHMRRKHLLWPRHLLMTTQDDQGALQVDDPYIPPDCYYLGYLEEVPLSMVTVDTCYGGLRGIMKLDDLAYEIKPLQDSRRFEHVVSQIVAEPNATGPTFRDSDNEETDPLFSEANDSMNPRISPSLYSSHRGNIKGHVQCSNSYYRIYGNITTCSKEVVQMFSVIDSIVQNIDLRYYIYLLTIYNIRDPAPVNDYRYRSPILNYFRRTFFDTFRVHSSTLLIKDAPHESNYEPRRYSFCSHLSLIHIGTLGRHYLLVAVITTHILMRSMGVAYDYKYCTCQRRTSCIMQRYPGMTDAFSNCSYGHIQNCFVSTGRCIFEALTPVYNETMTTVLCGNLIVEGKEEXDCGSFKQCCASHCCQSDCHFTPGXICHLGDHCTNCSFSPLGPLCTPSKIYADLPEYRHGTTLTCPQTFICKMEPRTEEGYCYHGNCTGSRIKLCMHLXCRAEDAPEDCYDINLENHRFGHCTRERTAIAYEACALIDKFCGRLQCTNVTHLPRLQEHVSFHHSVRGRFQCFGLDEHRATDTTDVGHVIDGTPCADGIFCNNSQCNATITSLGYDCHPEKCSHRGVCNNRRNCHCHIGWDPPLCLRRGAGGSVDSGPPPRRARLVKQSQQSVLYLRVVFGRIYTFVIALLFGMATNARILRTTTVEKVTVTDPE; from the exons ATGAGGCCAGCAGAGGTGCCAGTCACCCTTAGGGCCCCCGTCTTGCTGCTGGGGCTCTGGGCACTCCTGGCTCCAGTCTGGTGTTCTCAAGGCCGTCCCTTGTGGCACTACGCATCCTCTGAGGTGGTGATTCCCAGGAAGGAGACGCACCATGGCAAAGGCGTTCAGTTTCCCGGCTGGCTGTCCTACAGCCTGCGTTTTGGGGGTCAAAGACACGTCGTTCACATGCGGAGAAAACACCTTCTTTGGCCCAGACATCTGCTGATGACAACTCAGGATGACCAAGGAGCCTTGCAGGTGGATGACCCCTACATCCCTCCAGACTGCTACTACCTCGGCTACCTGGAGGAGGTGCCTCTGTCCATGGTCACCGTCGACACGTGCTATGGGGGCCTCAGAGGCATCATGAAGCTGGACGACCTCGCCTACGAAATCAAACCCCTCCAGGATTCCCGCAGGTTTGAACATGTTGTTTCTCAGATAGTGGCCGAGCCCAACGCAACGGGGCCCACATTTAGAGATAGTGACAATGAGGAGACAGACCCCCTGTTCTCTGAAGCAAATGACAGCATGAATCCCAGGATATCTCCTTCGCTGTATAGTTCTCATAGAGGCAATATAAAAGGCCACGTTCAATGTTCCAATTCTTATTATCGTATATATGGCAATATTACAACTTGTTCCAAAGAGGTGGTCCAGATGTTCAGTGTCATTGACAGCATTGTTCAAAATATTGATCTGCGGTACTATATTTATCTTTTGACCATATATAATATTCGTGACCCAGCCCCTGTGAATGACTATCGATATCGTAGTCCAATACTTAACTATTTTAGAAGAACCTTTTTTGATACTTTTCGTGTTCATTCATCCACACTACTTATTAAAGACGCGCCACATGAATCTAACTATGAACCAAGAAGATATAGCTTTTGTTCACATTTAAGCCTTATACACATTGGTACTCTAGGCAGACATTATTTATTGGTAGCCGTCATAACAACCCATATACTGATGAGAAGTATGGGTGTGGCTTATGATTATAAATACTGCACATGTCAGAGAAGGACCTCCTGCATTATGCAGCGATATCCTGGGATGACAGATGCATTCAGTAACTGTTCTTATGGACATATACAAAACTGTTTTGTAAGTACAGGCCGGTGTATTTTCGAAGCACTCACTCCAGTGTATAACGAAACCATGACAACGGTTCTCTGTGGAAACCTAATcgtggaagggaaggagg aagactGTGGCTCCTTCAAGCAGTGTTGTGCCAGTCATTGCTGCCAAAGTGACTGTCACTTCACACCAG GCATCTGTCATCTAGGAGATCATTGTACAAACTGCAGCTTCTCCCCACTAGGACCCCTCTGCACTCCATCCAAAATATATGCGGACCTTCCAGAGTACCGTCATGGGACCACCTTGACATGCCCCCAGACTTTTATTTGCAAGATGGAACCCCGCACTGAAGAAGGCTACTGCTATCATGGGAACTGCACTGGATCAAGAATAAAGCTCTGCATGCATC TGTGTCGCGCTGAGGATGCTCCTGAGGACTGCTATGACATCAATCTTGAAAATCACCGATTCGGACATTGTACTCGAGAACGAACAGCTATCGCCTATGAGGCTTGTGCATTAATAGATAAGTTTTGTGGAAGACTGCAGTGTACCAATGTGACCCATCTTCCCCGGCTGCAGGAACATGTTTCATTCCATCACTCAGTGAGAGGAAGGTTTCAGTGTTTTGGATTGGATGAACACCGTGCAACAGACACAACTGATGTTGGACATGTGATAGACGGCACTCCTTGTGCTGATGGAATCTTCTGTAATAACAGCCAGTGCAATGCAACTATCACTTCACTGGGCTATGACTGTCACCCTGAGAAGTGCAGTCATAGAGGGGTCTGCAACAACAGAAGGAACTGCCATTGCCATATAGGCTGGGATCCTCCACTGTGCCTAAGAAgaggtgctggtgggagtgtcgaCAGCGGGCCACCTCCAAGAAGAGCACGTTTGGTCAAACAAAGCCAGCAGTCAGTGCTGTATCTGAGAGTGGTCTTTGGTCGTATTTACACCTTCGTAATTGCACTGCTCTTTGGGATGGCCACAAATGCGCGAATTCTCAGGACCACCACAGTTGAGAAAGTGACAGTTACTGACCCAGAATAA